Proteins encoded in a region of the Triticum dicoccoides isolate Atlit2015 ecotype Zavitan chromosome 3A, WEW_v2.0, whole genome shotgun sequence genome:
- the LOC119272993 gene encoding F-box only protein 12-like has translation MAEAASEGATPPHHGLPDEIFIWEILVRLPPKSLLRCRAVCRAWRSATSARGFLLAHHARQPTLPLVYVRNRDFNDGVFPYGHDGNNASLDIIPVDHRAAADHLRSVARLDQASDFYRLEGSCDGLLVLSLDDDTHFVICNPATLIAGSKDDCYVLSLGSGQPPRNIGPEQTHKLISDTRSVLFRGRLYWYRVQEKVKNNMIIVFDITAESFRQMHVPVRGCTGDDLFEMDGMLGMSSFRDTWTIIDIWVLQDYESEVWTIKCKIELPLMEIRAWCRKDDELCELVVVPGDGELLVLIKFAEWLFQVGMDGKLVATFHRKGVRPTQFQLKQTLVQHDFFPTLEGYVVNNFPFI, from the exons ATGGCAGAGGCCGCAAGCGAGGGAGCGACGCCTCCCCACCATGGCCTCCCGGATGAGATCTTCATCTGGGAGATCCTCGTCCGCCTGCCCCCCAAATccctcctccgctgccgcgccgTGTGCCGCGCCTGGCGCAGCGCCACCTCCGCCCGCGGCTTCCTCCTCGCCCACCACGCCCGCCAACCCACCCTCCCCCTTGTCTACGTCCGCAACAGAGACTTCAACGACGGCGTGTTCCCCTACGGACACGACGGCAACAACGCCTCCCTAGACATCATCCCCGTCGACCACCGGGCCGCCGCCGACCATCTCAGGTCCGTCGCGCGACTTGATCAAGCCTCCGACTTCTATCGTCTCGAGGGCTCCTGTGAcggcctccttgtcctctccttggacgACGACACGCACTTCGTCATCTGTAACCCGGCAACAC TGATAGCTGGGAGTAAAGATGACTGCTACGTTTTATCGCTGGGCTCCGGCCAGCCGCCGAGGAACATCGGGCCGGAGCAAACGCATAAACTGATATCCGACACCAGGTCTGTGCTATTCCGTGGTAGATTGTATTGGTACCGGGTGCAGGAGAAGGTCAAGAACAACATGATAATTGTGTTTGACATCACAGCTGAGTCATTCCGACAGATGCATGTTCCTGTTCGTGGCTGCACTGGTGATGACCTGTTTGAGATGGATGGCATGCTCGGCATGTCCAGTTTTAGAGACACATGGACAATCATTGATATCTGGGTGTTGCAGGACTATGAAAGCGAGGTCTGGACCATCAAGTGCAAGATTGAACTGCCGCTTATGGAGATCAGGGCATGGTGTAGAAAGGATGATGAATTATGCGAGCTGGTGGTTGTGCCTGGAGATGGTGAGCTGCTCGTGCTGATCAAATTTGCCGAGTGGCTATTTCAGGTTGGCATGGATGGCAAGTTGGTCGCCACTTTCCATCGCAAAGGCGTCCGTCCTACTCAATTTCAGCTCAAACAAACTCTTGTTCAGCATGACTTCTTCCCAACACTAGAGGGTTATGTTGTGAACAATTTTCCTTTCATCTGA